One Desulfurobacterium indicum genomic window, AATAAAACCGGCATATCAAAAGTGGCTTTTTCAGGCGGCGTATTCCAGAACGGACTTTTAATAGAAACTGTCTTACCTCTTCTGGAAGAGAAAAACTTCACGGTTTACACCCATCAGATAGTTCCAACAAATGATGGCGGCATATCACTGGGACAGGTCATAGCAGGAGGGATAAAATGAAAAGATTAGAAGGCGTTTCTTCATTTATAGTTATGGATATAGTAAGAGAGGCAGGAAAGTATGAAGACACCATACATTTTGAGGTGGGACAACCAGACCTTCAACCGCCGCCTCAAGTGTGGGAAGAAGCCGAAAAAGCAATAAAGGACGGGAAAAACAGCTACATAGAAAGTCTGGGACTACTCCAGTTAAGAAAAAAAATTTCAGAGTTCTATTACAAAAAATACGGCATTAACATTTCCCCTTCAAGAATAGCAATAACTTCAGGAACTTCCGGTGCGTTTCTCGTCGCCTATTCAATTTTACTCGATTTTGGAGAAAAAATACTCCTGACGGACCCTTCATATCCGTGTTATAAAAACTTTGCAAAGGTATTAGACATAAATCCCGTGTTCGTCCCCGTTGACAAAACTACAAACTACCGGCTTACACCAGAAAAACTAAACGAAAACAGCAATGTAAAAGCAGTCCACATACCTTCTCCTTCCAACCCCATAGGAAACATTTACGACAAAGAAACGCTAAAAAACCTCATAGAAACTGCCGAAGAAAAAAAGATATGGTTTATATCAGATGAAATTTACCACGGACTTGTTTACGATAAAAAAGAACACACAGCTCTCGAATTCTCGGATAACGCCGTAGTAATAAGCGGATTTTCCAAATATTTCTGTATGCCGGGGTTCCGACTCGGATGGATAATCCTTCCAGAAAATCTCATGAGAAAAGCAGAGATAATTCTTCAAAACTTCTTCATAAGCGCACCCACAATAAGCCAATACGCAGCACTGGGAGCTTTTGATTATCAGTATCTATCAAAAGTAACGGAAATTTTCAAAGAGAGAAGAGACTATCTATTTAATGCCCTATCATCGATATTTGAAATAGATGCAAAACCGGAAGGCGCTTTTTACATATGGGCTAACATTTCAAAATACAGCAATAACTCCTTTGAATTTGCAAAAGAATTGCTCGAAAAATTACACGTAGCCGTAACGCCAGGAGTAGATTTCGGAAAAAATGGAACCGAAAAATATATAAGGTTTGCATACACGAGAAACATAGAACATCTGTCAGAAGGCGTTGAAAGAATCAAAAATTACCTTAAATCATAAAAAACTATATCTACACCAGCAACGGCTTTGAATGACTTTCACAAGTTAAAGATGTATAATTTGCGCTGAAATCTCCCATCAGAGAGGTAAATAAGATGCTTGACCATTTCGGAAACTTTGAAAGAACCCATTACTGCGGAGAATTAAGGAAAGAAAACATAGGAGAAGATGTCTGTCTTACCGGCTGGGTGGACTCTACGAGAGACCACGGCGGTGTTGTATTTATAGATTTAAGAGATAGAACAGGAAAGGTTCAAATTGTATTCAGCCCTGAAATAGATGAAGAACTTACAGAAAGAGCTAAAAAGATAAAAGATGAATATGTTCTGGCAGTTAAAGGAAAAGTCAGGAAAAGACCCGAAGGGACGGAAAATCCTAAAATCTCCACAGGAGAAGTTGAAGTTTACGTCGAAAAACTGAAAATACTAAACCGCTCACGTCCACTTCCGTTTCCTGTCGAAGATGAAATCAAGGTAGGTGAAGACACCAGACTTAAATACAGATTTCTGGATTTAAGAAGAAAGAAAATGCAGGAAAACATAATATTCCGCCATAGAC contains:
- a CDS encoding pyridoxal phosphate-dependent aminotransferase — protein: MKRLEGVSSFIVMDIVREAGKYEDTIHFEVGQPDLQPPPQVWEEAEKAIKDGKNSYIESLGLLQLRKKISEFYYKKYGINISPSRIAITSGTSGAFLVAYSILLDFGEKILLTDPSYPCYKNFAKVLDINPVFVPVDKTTNYRLTPEKLNENSNVKAVHIPSPSNPIGNIYDKETLKNLIETAEEKKIWFISDEIYHGLVYDKKEHTALEFSDNAVVISGFSKYFCMPGFRLGWIILPENLMRKAEIILQNFFISAPTISQYAALGAFDYQYLSKVTEIFKERRDYLFNALSSIFEIDAKPEGAFYIWANISKYSNNSFEFAKELLEKLHVAVTPGVDFGKNGTEKYIRFAYTRNIEHLSEGVERIKNYLKS